Below is a genomic region from Xiphophorus hellerii strain 12219 chromosome 1, Xiphophorus_hellerii-4.1, whole genome shotgun sequence.
GGATCACAAAATTTGtccttttaataaaatttaacaattcttattttaaaaattatataagctaactttttttttctttgtcaataatgtttttaaatgagaaataaataattaccaTAACTTTCACGGACAATTTTGGGTTCAGTCACATTAGGGGTAACAACTGAATTCAGGATTATGTatcggtaaaaaaaaaaacaaaaaaaaacagttggaCTGCGTATTTATCTCAACGTAGACAAATTGAATTCAAAAACGAaagtaatatttacatttttacatgcCCGTCATAATGAAACATACTGAACTGTTATACTAAGGTGCATTCATAAATAGCTCTAATTTATTTCTATATGGCAAACTAATTTTTGACGGTAAAATATGAACCCTCTGATATTTAATTCACTTTCATactgaaaactaaaattagACTTAACATTAAGTCGAGTAATCAAGCAATGACGTCAGTTTCGCAGTCTCTGGTTACAAAGAAACGACATGACGGCCATTTTAGGTGAACGTTTCCCAGTTAACGCATCAGGAAGTGGCAAAGAGATTCGTCAATGAGTAGAGGCTCTGttataaaattacacatttgtTTTCACAGGCAATGTTCacataaaacaaagcagattatttatttaccaaacgCAACAACGTCGCCGAAATGCGAACGTCACTGCAGATGTACGAGGATGAAGTTGGCGTCCGATTCAGAGCTTTATTAAAGGGGCATTGCAGAGTTTTAATGCCACCTTGGGTATAGCTTCACTCAATCgtatttgagtaacttttttggggaaaaaaattacttatagAAGTTGTTTTACTATATCTTACTTCATACATTTATATGAGTAATATTTTCAgaaagtattgctactcttgtAAATGATACAAATCGAATCACTTTGTGTTAAGTGATACTCTTCTTCCATCTGTCAAGCCTGACAGTATCACTGTATCAAAAAGATACAGTGAACAAGTGAACACTATACATTATCACTATAAAGTACTTAAATacattacaaataaactttagtttcaaaggttttacattgaaaaagattggaaatgtgtttcttctgccttggtttgttatttttgtgattatgttattgtttctcattttggtCTTTAGCATATCAAGCTTTGCACATTACGTCATACATAATTCTCATGTGAAGTGACACTTTTGGGAACTTTGCAGCTGACTAAAGTTAAATATCCGGacagtttctttttgttggtgtCAAAGGTTCATCTATGATTTGCACAACatttgcctaccaagatggcggctcAATGATGCAGATTATTtccagttcagacttgtgggaactatgtatttttttctgtctgatggcatcattataaaatattaagtcAGATGTTGTGATCCGTTATTGGAGAAGTAATTAAAAGtagcctttttaccaaatattttttgagtaatttcttggatggctacttttaacttttactggaactaaaatgcataaaatgcaTACTGCTCTTACTTAATTACAACTTTTGGGTACTGTGACCCcaataaagattttttgttgttgttgtctaattttcacaaataaactcAAGGTTTCATTTATTACTACACGTTTCTTAAGAAGCTACAATCAATATGGAATAATTCACCTATGGTTTGATCAATCTAATCAGTTTAGTTGCTgaactacagaaataaaaagtggaTCCAGCCGTTTGCTGAAGGTACAAATCGAGTGCCGACTTCGGTGTCATGAAGTCTTCTGGGTGTTTCCATGGTGACATCAGCAGACTGACACGTACTGGTTTGTTAAGAAACCGTAGCAGCGAGCGATCCAGGAAAGCACCCGAACATTTCGGAAGGCAGAGCCCAGTAGGTGTGTTGGCCCCAATGTGTTTTGTTGTATGGTTGTATTTTAATGCTAGCTGTAGAATCGTTACTGGTTTTAGTCGCGGCTTTCTGGTGAAAAATACCGAAGACGTCGAGTTGTGTTGACAGATTTAGCAAccgttagctagctagctaactagctagcggGCTTCGCTAGGCTACCGACGTTAGTTAACGCTGACTTTACAACAGCTATTCATAACCACGTTAGCgcttttttgtttctatttaaaaatcaacttttggGCTACCTTTAAATTTGAACGACAAAACTGAACTCTAGGGTCTGTTTACACAGCTTTTATTTGTTCGGTGTATTTGCATATGTGCTAGTTAGCCGTTGACATTTGATGTTAACCAGTGGTTTAACGTCTTGTTTAAATTACgcaattatgtttgttttaatggaGTACCAGTCGGTTATTGATTCTAAATGTAGACTATTTAATTTAATAGTTGTTTTTATTGAGAAAATGTCACTGCGTTTATGTTGTATTATTGAGTGTTAAATTTGAACTGAAaatggtttaaatattttttttaaaaaaagaaatgattacCAGAAATCTATTTGTACTCAGACTagtggaaaaactaaaaagggAAATCCAACTGTTGTTGACATTTTCTCTtgtatttgatatttattaGCGCCTATTGTAATATACGtattagctatttttttaaatgtatgtcaatacaattaattttgatttagaATAAAAATTTTCAGAAAACCCCAAGATCGAATACATGTATACATATTACAAGTTTGAAAGGTTACAGCATCAAAGGAGCTGATTTCTGTGTCAAATCACACTTTTTCTTCGTGTAATGTTAATAGTATTTCAAATGACTGTTTTAAATGCAGTTATCGTTTGCTGATATATTTAATTGTAAGTTCACATTTGACATGCTAAATTGTATTCAGCCTGTTAGATCGATAACAGAGCCTAAAATTGTAAAGATCTCAAAAAGGGCTATAAGCTCTGATGAGAAACGGTGAggaaaatttgtatttattttaagttatatttattgTAACATATCATACTGCCCAACCTTTCACAAAACtagattatttgttttgtaataagGCTTGGCTGCCTTATTGTTTGTATATCTTTGctagaaattatttattttaaaaggtgCAAACATTTATATGCAGCAAAATGAATCGTTAGCAAATCCTTATCCTTAACTATCTTTGAATCTGGCTGTCTTACACAAACCAGTGTTTTATGGCtatacaataaaaatcaaaggtCAAAAAAATTAAGcgatattttaattttgtttcacagGAGGCATTGTTGGATCAAAACACTCTTAAGATCCTGACCACCTGATACCATCATGAACGTGTTTGACCGCAACATCAACATTGATGCCCTCTTCAGGTTTTCCCAAATGTGTGTAAGCTTTCGATTCAGTTTGTGACGCTAATACGCTTCAACTCGTGTCGCCATCTCTCATGCCTCTTTTGCTGGGATCTTCTTTGCAGATCTCACTCCACCCAGGTGCACCTGAAGAATGTGTACTCCAGCTTGGCTGTCTGTATGTTTGTGGCCGCAGCCGGCTCATATGTTCACGTGGTCACCCGCCTTTTACAGGTAGGTCAGAATGAAATGCAACAGGAATAGGTTGAGCTTTTAAATGGTAAAGTTAAACAGAAGCAGACAAATTTGAGCTAATtctgttgaaataaaacttttcaaaagttttcaaagATTACGCCCCAACCACCACGTCCATGGTCTTATGACCAATTACAGttcatttgctttaaaaaaaagcaaacaacttTTTCACTCCTTAAAATGACTTTGGCAGGGGTGGAATAAGTTAGATTTGAATGACTTTAAGTGACATATGGATGTGATGAGATGTAGCATTTACAAAATGTTCGTCCTTTGTGATTTAGCAGAAGTCGAGTCTTTCAAGAAAGTGATCTAAAGAGTTTAAAACAAGTTGCTTAGAGAGACGTTTATGGGCAGCCAAGGTTCACTGAGATACGTGTGTGAAGAGGCTGGTCTGGACTGATAAGGCTGCTGTACATtgggctacgttcacacagctgATCTGGATGTTtgattccattttttatttagttttataaaatccaatttatttttgcGTGGTTCTTCATTCTACTAATTAAATGTGACCACAGTCAGATTTCTGTCTCAAAGGGTTCCGACCCCAAAAAGAGCAGCGGCAAAccttttacagaaataaaaatgaaagactCAAACTTTTATCCTAAATACTGATTAAATCAAGTTTCCATTGATTAGTTCCATTCAAAGTGTCGGCATCGCTTGCGTCAGGCATTGTTTACGTCCAGAGTCTTCTGGTGTAGAATCACGACACATAATCTCATGTCAACGATCCAATAATATGCAACATACTGTTcaaactgcagagaaaagtCTGATATGGGTTGCACATGTAAGCaataagtaattaattaatcgcatgataaagtaaaatgagtatggtcatttccattctgatgtaCAGGTCAAACTttcattattatgccattatcaacaTATTACTTGAAattggtctcaaaacaacaatattttagCTAATcgtaataattacattttcaatttatagtCCAGAAAAATGTATCTTGTCAGGCGCATGGGCAGCCTGCTGTCTGAAGGTAGACTTGGTTTGGTTTAAAAAGTGACGGTACCAGTCCACAGAACCTTCCCCTGCGACCTCTACAGCTGACGGATCAGCAGCTAAACGAAACACTCCGAGGTCTAATGAAGTCTGTCCTGCAGGGAAAGACCAGTTTGGGTGGGGATGTTTTAAATCCTTTAAATTCTGTCGTTACgcatcttctttcttttcttcgtTCCATTTGATGACTTTAACTTTTCAGAGgaaagtgaaagcaaaccaaAGAGGCCGCATGCTCTGTTTATCAGCTGCTACATGAGGCTGGTGGCACATCTCTTATATTTAACACGTCTTGTTAAAACATGTAAAGATTAAACTTTTCTTGTCCAAATCCTTATATTTGATTTAACTTCCATTTCTTTGTGATCTATAAACTACCACAGCATGGTTTCAGTGAGCCATCTGTGCAGccatgttttgtgtttacatttgttaaaagcAACATGCTATTTTTTGTGTTCTGGTTGCAAACTGTGCTGGAGATAATGCAGAATATTTTGTTGATCTGCCATCTATCTCTACTTTTACCTGATAAACTATTAGCtggattatttttctgttaacttATCAAGTTGTCaggtttattattgttaatGGTTTGCTTATACTTGAGAAAATTGCCATAATAATGAGGCTTTTTGTGTCCAGCAGTCTTATGAtcttttttgctattttgttaaACGATTcaacacaaatgaaaaactgaGACACAACTTCCTTCTGACCTTCACAATAAGTGTTTTGTATGTGCTAAACTCTGAATGTTGCTTTAAAGCTCATTCAGATGTCTTTGAGGtgtgcatgttttaaaaatttctcTAATATCTCTAAACAGGAAGTTAGTGAATATATGACCTCATACTacatcatttcatttcagtttcttcCAGAACACAGTCTTCAGATTTCTATCCTAAAATTCTCTAAACTGTGTTTGAATTGGTTTTAATGTTAAACTGTGTTCAGAGTTAATGAAAAGAACTCaaacacacttaaaataaacatttgcaacCAAACGTCGTGGCTATGAGATGACTCTGCTGTGCTCCATCCCTCCAGGGCGGCGTATTGTCTGTAATCGGCTCATTGGCCATGATGTTCTGGCTCGCCATGACACCCCACAACCCTGAGACAGAGAAGAAGAGACTGGGAATCCTTGCTGGATTTGCCTTCCTCACAGGtaaactgatttatttccagtttaaatttgtacatttgGATGTTGGTCTGTAATCATGCGAAGGTTCATGCCGGTGTTTACACTCCTGTCTCCTGCTCCAGGCGTCGGCCTTGGACCCACACTGGACTTTGTCATCGCGGTCAACCCGAGGTACGTGAAAGATTAATGTGTGTTTATTATCTAAACAAGCTTTAGCCGTTAGCCTCCAGAGCTTTCGGCAGCTGAATTTACTCCTCGCTCTGGTTGGTTTCCTGCCAGCATCATCATGACGGCCTTCCTGGGAACCTCAGTGATTTTCATCTGCTTCACTCTGAGCGCGCTCTATGCGAAACGCAGGAGCTACCTGTTCCTGGGAGGTAAAGGACTCCTCTGCTGGAAGCCATATTGTTTTGGTCGAATATTATAACCTCACCCTGAATCCAGCTTCCTGTGTTCTCAGGCACTCTGATGTCTGGCCTCTCTATCCTCTTCCTCATGTCTCTGATGAACATCTTCTTCGGGTCCCTGATGTTGTTCAAGGTAAGTCTTGAAACATGCAGGCATTTTTCTACCCTAACTTCTTTATTTTCACCCTCTTTGACGGCGGATGTTATTACTGTTCACATTCATGTTTGGATATAAACCCATGCTGAGCATAACTGCTGAATGACTCATTGTTGTATTTGATAACATTGTGGAAAACATccagacaaaagaaaacctttctgtCTTTCCTCCTTTTCAAtgattttcagttatttttggaAGCGTAATCATCAGATAATTACAATTAGAAATGCACCAGATAGGATTGCTAAAACAATTTCAAGTgagagtttaaaaaatatatgccAATATTTCTAAATCTGGACTGTCAAACCTTTGgatttattgtacaaaatatacattttgcacctttttgtacttttgtttgtgtttcaactgcttctaaatACAGccagtgtttaaaaacaaaaaacattaagtcgtttttttttacagtaagttaatgatttttggtgtctggaaagcagcagcttctttgaagttaaagtgacaggaggccctTAAACATCTCCTTCTGACTAAAATCTCAATATCTGACAATGATTTGgtggaaaaaatttaaagaatgtCTTTTGTAGCCCATAGACGTATCCTAACCtgttaaaaaaagcaaagtagGTCACccttaaatgaaaataaaacacttggaGTATCCTCTCtgctcataaaaacacaacattctgAATGCTGGATGTATTATATGTTTAGACTGCAGACTGTAATTCATTCCActttatttatggttttatgATTTCACGGTACATTACTTCTATTGGTGTCTAATGTATTGTTAATTGCTCTGTTATGTTGAAGATTACAACAACTTTGAGTGCTGTGCATGTAATTACAATTAGAGATGCAGCAGCTAGGATTGCTAAAACAATTTCAAGtgagagttttaaaaaaatatgccaaTATTTTTTGGCATATTTTTGGCATAGACATTtgttaatgtttaatattaattaGACATTAACAATGTCTAATGTATTGTTAATTGCTCTGTTGTGTTGAAAATTACAACCACTTTGAGTGCTGTGCATGTATTGTCACGGAtgtggtttttaatttatttcaaaagcagGTTTTCCACAGCATTTTGCTCGTCTTatctattcattttatttgaccAGGAAGTTAACGGTGTTGTTCATCATGTTGTGTATTTCTGTCCCTGCCAGGCGCACATGTACCTCGGTCTGATCGTCATGTGCGGCTTCGTCCTCTTTGACACTCAGCTCATCATCGAAAAGGCAGAGAACGGAGACAAGGACTACGTGTGGTGAGTTCGGCACGCTTCACCTGGGCCTCCTAATCTGGTTTTCCTAACCAAATAACATGCAAATGCACGTAGAGTCGCCATCGGCTCCCAGGCAGGTAGTCCTAACCTCATCTGTTCTGCTCTTTAAGGCACTGTGTGGACTTGTTTCTGGATTTTATCACAATCTTCAGAAAGTTGATGATCATCTTGGCCATGAATGATAAGGTACAGAAACTCCAGAAACGTTACTCCATCCTGCGTTAATCACGGGTCGGGTCGCAGAGACGTTCCTGCAGTGTGTCACCAATGCTCCTCTGGGTCTCCTTGcctcaaaaatgaaataaaatctaccAACCGATTGTGAATTATCATTGGACTTGCtcagcagacaggaaggaaacacatttcacattcaaaatcaaaaatactttcttgataccaaagggaaatgaaatgttgtaactcattttaattcaaaatgttcaaagagttattgttggcaggaaagatctcctgtagcagtctgtatcaCAGTGAATTTAAAGAAGCCTCTGGCTCAAGAGACTCATGcagaggatggtcagggttgtccataatttccTTGAATCCATTTCATCATCATCTAACgagttttcagtcattttcttcATGCTTTCATTTAGCCAACACCAAATGGagctttaaacatattttcagttttatttactgaaGTTTACCAACTTCTGCTGCCACTgcacaaaaattactttttatctAAAGGtagtcatatttaaaataagttaagcATCTCATTTGTCTTCAATTGGAATAATGATATAAATGAGgtatttaaatcagaaaaatctttttcaaatcattttctgaatattttcagtgtggtaaaaaacaaacaacaaatacaaacatttattaaaatcttaaaagtttATTCCCTGATGTGGCTGGTTAGGCTTCTTCACAGTGTAAAGACCGAggcaaatgttttatatttatagagaaagagagggagtgCAGTGATTTCACAACCTACCTCTGATGTGTAGAGAAGATGATGGGGACGCAGATATACGTTAACAGGTACGGCTGCAACATTCTGAGCTGTTGCTAGGACTTGATGACTCATTAATatgagaggtcagaggtcgctgGGTGGCTCGGTTGGTAGAGCGCGCACGCCGTGTGCAGAGATGGTACTCCTGGGTTCGAGTCCTGGTCTCGGATCAATGACTGCATCTCTTCTCTCTTTTccaaatttcctgtcaatttaCTGTTCAATAAAGGCCACCAGaacctaaaaataaagttaaaaaaaattatgtttaacaGCTGCTGTCTAAACTGAGCAGTTCCACTTTGCATCAAGACGACTTAACTTTTTACAGACTAAATAGCAGAAGAGTAGTAAATAGTAATGATCCAATGGGTGTATCCCAAATATAGCATGATCTGACTTCCTTTAAAGTATTATTAGactagaaataatattttttgtcctTCAGTGGGAAAATTCAGGTGTAACAACAGCAAATGGACAGgaaatttaaaggggcagtgtcatgtaaaattgacttttttcatCTTCAAAAATGAGGAACTTCTAAAAGTTCCTCATTTTAGAactttattccctcatcaaaaacattctttcatgcatctttgagaaattatttaatctccatggcaaccatccagctgtgcaaaacatctGGGTGAACCCAGCCCCGCATTCTTCTCGGAGCTCCAAGTTTTCAAGCCTCCGCCTCACAGAGGCGCCCTCCTCTGCGgttcccccactcagctccttcagactagcctgtatcaattagcaaacacctggtggaaccgtgtgtctgctgagctcattatgggAGCTGCATCTCAGA
It encodes:
- the tegt gene encoding probable Bax inhibitor 1, which encodes MNVFDRNINIDALFRFSQISHSTQVHLKNVYSSLAVCMFVAAAGSYVHVVTRLLQGGVLSVIGSLAMMFWLAMTPHNPETEKKRLGILAGFAFLTGVGLGPTLDFVIAVNPSIIMTAFLGTSVIFICFTLSALYAKRRSYLFLGGTLMSGLSILFLMSLMNIFFGSLMLFKAHMYLGLIVMCGFVLFDTQLIIEKAENGDKDYVWHCVDLFLDFITIFRKLMIILAMNDKDKKKEKK